GAGATTGCATCCGCGGCTTCACGGCGGAGATCGTTGACGGCAAGACGATGAAAGCGCGGAGCGTGGGACATGATCAATGACACTTGAAATAGTCGAACGGCTCGCGGCAGCTCTTGCAGCGCCATAGCGCCTTGCAGGAGGTCGAGCCGAATTCGGACAGCAGTTCGGTGTTGACCGAGCGGCACTGCGGACAAGCCACTTGCTGTTCGCCGAACAGCGCGCGGCGTGAACTGGAGGCCTGCGGCGGGGCGATGCCGTAGGCACGGAGCTTGTTGCGGCCATCCTCGCTCATCCAGTCGGTGGTCCAGGCCGGCGACAGCACGGTGCGAACGGTCGGCCGCGCAATGCCAGCGCGCTCCAGCGCCAGCTCGATCTCGAGCGCGATCATGTTCATCGCAGGACAGCCGGAATAGGTTGGCGTGATCGCGACCTCGACGCGGCCGTCATGGACCTCGACCTCTCGCAGCACGCCGAGGTCGGCGATCGTGAGCACGGGGATTTCGGGATCGACCACCTGCGACGCCGCGTCCCAGGCACGGCGGCGCAGGTCGAAATCGCCTGATACAGCCGTCACCATGTCGCCCCCGGAAAGGTCCGCTGCATCGACTGCAGTTCACTGAGGAGATGGCCGAGATGCTCGCTGTGCCGGCCGCTGCGGCCGCCCTGCTGCATCCAGTCGCTCTTTGGCAAGGCAAGCGTCGCCTCAGTGACGACGCCGGTGACCGTCTTCAGCCATTGCGAACGCAACGGCGCGGGATCGACCGCGACGCCGGCATCGATCAGCCCGCGTTCGCTGTCATCGACGGCAAACATCTCGCCCGTAAAAGCCCAGAGCTCGTCGATCGCTCCCTGCGCGCGGTGGTGGCTTTCCTCGGTGCCGTCGCCGAGGCGAACGATCCATTCCGAGGAATGCCTGACATGATAGGCGCTTTCCTTCTCCGATTTCGCCGCGATTGCAGCCAGCGTTGCGTCGCTGGAGCGCATCATTGCGCGCCAATAGAGATCGGCGAAAGTCGCATAGAAGAACTGCCGCACCATGGTGCGCGCGAAATCGCCGTTCGGTTGTTCCAGCAGCAGCAGATTGCGGTATTGCCTGACGTCGCGCAGATAGGCGAACTTGTCTTCGTCGTTGCCCTTGCCTTCGACCTTGGCGGCGTAGGAATAGAGCTCGCGCGCCTGGCCGAGCAGATCGAGGCCCATATTGGCGAGCGCCATGTCCTCTTCCAGCATCGGCGCGTGGCCGCACCATTCCGACAGCCGATGGCCCAGGATCAGCGCGTCGTCAGCGCGGCGCAGCGTGTAGAGCACCAATGGCGTTTCGGAGACGGTGATGTTGGCTACGGTCATGTCAATCACCTGCATCATCAAGTTCAGCCGTCATCCTGAGGAGCGCCGAAGGCGCGTCTC
This portion of the Bradyrhizobium sp. AZCC 2262 genome encodes:
- the paaC gene encoding 1,2-phenylacetyl-CoA epoxidase subunit PaaC, encoding MTVANITVSETPLVLYTLRRADDALILGHRLSEWCGHAPMLEEDMALANMGLDLLGQARELYSYAAKVEGKGNDEDKFAYLRDVRQYRNLLLLEQPNGDFARTMVRQFFYATFADLYWRAMMRSSDATLAAIAAKSEKESAYHVRHSSEWIVRLGDGTEESHHRAQGAIDELWAFTGEMFAVDDSERGLIDAGVAVDPAPLRSQWLKTVTGVVTEATLALPKSDWMQQGGRSGRHSEHLGHLLSELQSMQRTFPGATW
- the paaD gene encoding 1,2-phenylacetyl-CoA epoxidase subunit PaaD is translated as MVTAVSGDFDLRRRAWDAASQVVDPEIPVLTIADLGVLREVEVHDGRVEVAITPTYSGCPAMNMIALEIELALERAGIARPTVRTVLSPAWTTDWMSEDGRNKLRAYGIAPPQASSSRRALFGEQQVACPQCRSVNTELLSEFGSTSCKALWRCKSCREPFDYFKCH